In Streptomyces sp. NBC_00448, the following are encoded in one genomic region:
- a CDS encoding winged helix-turn-helix domain-containing protein: protein MTLLPSPELTLSADEARRIALRAQGLLGAPDRRSGTRGVLRSLGAVQLDTISVLARSHELIPYARLGAVGRDAVEEAYWSDGHAFEYWSHAACILPIEEWPHFAFRRRARRARGHRWHILEDAERSCAAVLDRLKIDGPLTSTELGGAKNGGPWWDWSETKIAVEWLLDTGEVVCTQRRGWKRVYDLAERAVPDTLLHDDIDDTECVRRLVAQAGAAMGVATRADLADYHRLKGEQVAAVLDSTGLVPVEVEGWGKPAWADPAALAAPPRGRHRTTLLSPFDSLIWDRPRTERIFGFTHRLEAYTPKPKRVHGYFAMPLLAGGRLLGRVDPAREGQTLVARQVTLDGPKAVQPAADALTEAAGWVGCTRTRAERVLPESLRAPLTAALARGQD, encoded by the coding sequence ATGACTCTCCTGCCGTCACCCGAGCTGACCCTGTCCGCCGACGAAGCCCGCAGGATCGCCCTTCGGGCGCAGGGCCTCCTGGGGGCGCCGGACCGGCGGTCGGGGACCCGGGGCGTGCTGCGATCCCTCGGCGCGGTCCAGCTCGACACCATCTCGGTACTGGCCAGGTCGCACGAACTCATCCCCTACGCGCGCCTGGGCGCGGTCGGCCGCGACGCGGTGGAGGAGGCGTACTGGTCCGACGGCCACGCCTTCGAGTACTGGTCGCACGCCGCCTGCATCCTGCCCATCGAGGAGTGGCCGCACTTCGCCTTCCGCCGCCGGGCCCGCCGCGCCCGCGGCCACCGCTGGCACATCCTCGAGGACGCCGAGCGCTCCTGCGCGGCCGTGCTGGACCGCCTGAAGATCGACGGCCCGCTGACCTCCACCGAGCTCGGCGGCGCGAAGAACGGCGGCCCGTGGTGGGACTGGTCCGAGACGAAGATCGCGGTGGAGTGGCTGCTGGACACCGGTGAGGTGGTCTGCACGCAGCGCCGCGGCTGGAAGCGCGTCTACGACCTCGCGGAGCGCGCCGTACCCGACACCCTGCTGCACGACGACATCGACGACACCGAGTGCGTACGGCGCCTGGTCGCGCAGGCGGGTGCGGCCATGGGTGTCGCCACCCGGGCGGATCTTGCGGACTACCACCGCCTCAAGGGCGAGCAGGTCGCGGCGGTGCTGGACTCCACCGGGCTGGTCCCGGTCGAGGTCGAGGGGTGGGGCAAGCCCGCCTGGGCCGACCCGGCCGCGCTCGCCGCCCCGCCGCGCGGCCGACACCGCACCACGCTGCTGTCGCCCTTCGACTCCCTGATCTGGGACCGCCCGCGCACCGAGCGGATCTTCGGCTTCACCCACCGCCTGGAGGCATACACCCCCAAGCCGAAACGCGTGCACGGCTACTTCGCGATGCCGCTGCTGGCCGGCGGCCGGCTGCTGGGCCGGGTGGACCCTGCCCGGGAGGGACAGACCCTGGTCGCGCGCCAGGTCACCCTGGACGGCCCCAAGGCCGTCCAGCCCGCTGCGGACGCCCTCACCGAGGCCGCCGGCTGGGTCGGCTGCACCCGGACCCGGGCCGAACGCGTCCTGCCCGAGTCCCTGCGCGCCCCTCTGACCGCCGCCCTCGCCCGCGGCCAGGACTAG
- a CDS encoding response regulator transcription factor, whose amino-acid sequence MPDFEHGSPGERGPVLYGEPSGPPRAEPIRVLVVDDHALFRRGLEIVLAQEEDIQVIGEAGDGAEAVEKAADLLPDIVLMDVRMPRRGGIEACTSIKEVAPSAKIIMLTISDEEADLYEAIKAGATGYLLKEISTDEVATAIRAVADGQSQISPSMASKLLTEFKSMIQRTDEKRLLPAPKLTDRELEVLKLVATGLNNRDLAKQLFISENTVKNHVRNILEKLQLHSRMEAVVYAMREKILEIR is encoded by the coding sequence ATGCCGGACTTCGAGCACGGGTCGCCCGGCGAACGAGGCCCGGTGCTGTACGGCGAACCGTCCGGTCCGCCCCGTGCGGAGCCGATTCGGGTACTCGTCGTCGATGACCACGCGCTGTTTCGGCGGGGCCTGGAGATCGTGCTCGCGCAGGAGGAGGACATCCAGGTCATCGGCGAGGCCGGAGACGGCGCCGAGGCCGTGGAGAAGGCCGCCGACCTGCTGCCGGACATCGTGCTGATGGACGTCAGGATGCCGCGGCGCGGGGGGATCGAGGCGTGCACCTCGATCAAGGAGGTCGCACCCAGCGCCAAGATCATCATGCTGACGATAAGCGATGAGGAAGCCGACCTCTACGAGGCGATCAAGGCCGGCGCGACGGGCTACCTGCTCAAGGAGATCTCCACCGACGAGGTGGCGACCGCGATCCGGGCGGTCGCCGACGGGCAGTCGCAGATCAGCCCCTCGATGGCGTCGAAGCTGCTCACCGAGTTCAAGTCGATGATCCAGCGCACCGACGAGAAGCGGCTGCTTCCGGCGCCCAAGCTCACCGACCGCGAGTTGGAGGTGCTCAAGCTGGTGGCCACCGGCTTGAACAACCGGGACCTCGCCAAGCAGTTGTTCATCAGCGAGAACACCGTGAAGAACCACGTCCGCAACATCCTGGAGAAACTCCAGCTCCACTCCCGCATGGAGGCCGTGGTCTACGCGATGCGGGAGAAGATCCTGGAGATCCGCTAG
- the hpf gene encoding ribosome hibernation-promoting factor, HPF/YfiA family: MDIVVKGRKTEVPERFRKHVAEKLDKIQKLDGKVISLDVEVSKELNPRQADRSDRVEITLNTRGPVVRAEAAAADPYAALDVAVTKLEARLRKAASKRHTRRGNGRTPAAEVAENVPGAARINGDGTLVADQLVDGEVPTTRFGPLEVHGEGPLVVREKTHAAAPMALDQALYEMELVGHDFYLFVDSETKQPSVVYRRQGYDYGVIHLNADESGAASPAGAGDALHHGV, from the coding sequence GTGGACATCGTCGTCAAAGGCCGCAAGACCGAGGTGCCCGAGAGGTTCCGGAAGCACGTGGCCGAGAAACTGGACAAGATCCAGAAGCTCGACGGCAAGGTGATCAGCCTCGACGTCGAGGTGTCCAAGGAGCTCAATCCCCGGCAGGCGGACCGCAGCGACCGGGTGGAGATCACGCTGAACACCCGCGGCCCCGTGGTGCGCGCGGAGGCTGCCGCCGCGGACCCGTACGCCGCGCTGGATGTGGCGGTGACGAAGCTGGAAGCCCGACTGCGGAAGGCCGCGAGCAAGCGGCACACCCGCCGGGGCAACGGCCGTACGCCCGCCGCCGAGGTGGCCGAGAACGTGCCGGGCGCCGCGCGGATCAACGGGGACGGCACGCTCGTCGCCGATCAGTTGGTCGACGGAGAAGTGCCCACGACCCGGTTCGGGCCGCTGGAGGTCCACGGCGAAGGCCCGCTCGTGGTCAGGGAGAAGACTCACGCCGCGGCACCAATGGCGCTAGACCAGGCGCTGTACGAGATGGAGTTGGTCGGGCACGACTTCTACCTGTTCGTCGACAGCGAGACCAAGCAGCCGAGCGTGGTCTACCGACGGCAGGGCTACGACTACGGCGTGATCCATCTCAACGCGGACGAGTCGGGTGCGGCGTCGCCGGCCGGGGCCGGTGACGCGCTGCACCACGGCGTCTGA
- a CDS encoding ComF family protein: MRAVVLAHKERGALGLARPLGEALAGAVVRATGPIGALPGPAVPHAVGHRWNLPGRAPAAAGADHGSRLGLWPVLHGLEVPRTALRGTPRSPVPSPAQQRGPLLLVPVPSSRRAVAQRGHDATARIARSAARELRRHGVPARAAAVLRQRRPVADQSELSADGRLANLCGAVAAAGSAVPLLAAAPVVLVDDLMTTGASLAVAAGAVAAVGGWVAGAAVVAGPHDSRID; this comes from the coding sequence GTGCGGGCTGTCGTCCTCGCGCACAAGGAGCGGGGCGCCCTGGGCCTCGCCCGGCCGCTGGGAGAGGCACTGGCGGGAGCGGTCGTCCGGGCGACCGGTCCCATCGGCGCCTTGCCCGGCCCAGCCGTCCCGCATGCGGTCGGCCACCGCTGGAACCTGCCCGGACGGGCTCCAGCGGCAGCCGGCGCCGACCACGGGTCCCGCCTCGGCCTGTGGCCGGTCCTCCACGGCCTGGAGGTGCCTCGTACCGCCCTGCGAGGCACTCCCAGGTCACCGGTACCGAGCCCGGCGCAGCAGCGCGGCCCGCTGCTGCTGGTGCCCGTTCCCTCGTCCCGCCGGGCGGTTGCCCAGCGGGGGCACGACGCCACCGCCCGGATCGCCCGGTCGGCGGCCCGCGAGCTGAGGCGGCATGGCGTGCCGGCCCGGGCGGCGGCCGTGCTGCGGCAGCGGCGACCGGTCGCCGACCAGTCCGAGCTGAGCGCGGACGGGAGGTTGGCGAACCTCTGCGGCGCGGTGGCGGCCGCGGGCAGCGCAGTTCCCCTGCTGGCGGCGGCTCCGGTGGTGCTCGTGGACGACCTCATGACCACCGGGGCGTCACTCGCGGTGGCTGCCGGTGCCGTGGCCGCGGTCGGCGGCTGGGTCGCCGGCGCCGCGGTGGTCGCCGGACCGCACGATTCTCGGATCGACTGA